The window AGACACGCAAAGCACAACACACCGACAAACCTCCTCCACCAGGCCATCACTCCCTCAACCCAGAACAATATAATCAATTTCGTCTCATATCTAAAAGTGATTATCTCTTGTCTGATTAATAAATAACTTGTATTGATCCAGTGTGTTGTTAGGAGAGgggaaaaaaactatattactTGGTTTCGAGGACAAAACTTCCttacaaactaattttttaaattcttctctctctttgtcttattcattgattcttagaacttttATACGCAATTGTAAGTTTGCAGTCCCACTATAATAACCGCTATAATAACCACTATAATAACCATACTCCCATTACAATAATCACTACTAGAATGATAATTGCCCCTATGACAGATTTCTATGACAGAACATCTTCTTCCTAACAATTGCTTTAAGGTAGTTGTTAGCATATGGATTGAAAATGGATAGTTAAATGAATACTTACTTATTAATGTGGTAAGGACAGGCAGTAAGATATTTGTACTTGCAGAGTCATCCCATCTTCTCGGTCTTTTAGCAGTCAACTACGACCAGTTCCACTCTTCATTTTTGcagtttttaaaatgtattcatGTTTGTCTGACAGAAAATGAATCACCTTTATGGAATAGAAGAAGATCATGGCAACTCCGTTGCCTTTTCTTATTATAATTGTTCACTTTTAGAcatgtttattttgataaaatggcCAATTCTAtagtttgtttttcttcttgctTTTGCTACAATTAGGTAGCAATAGTGAGTATAAACAAGAGTTCTAAGGTGAGGGTCAAATTTCATTTTGCCTAAATACGTATACGTGTAGCATAGTGCATAGTCAGAAATGTCCGTACCAAATCCTAGTTCACAATTAAAGCACGGTTGTTGGTAGAAGCAATTGGGGCTACACATGTTGCTGTTAGTTCATGAAATCGAGATAAGTAACCTGCAAAGAACCTGTTTGCATATAACATTATTCGTCACCGAGATTCGCTCAACAGCATCATAAGTTCATAATCCTGACGGTTATATGTCATTTTGTCTATTCATGAGTCAGCACAAATGACAATTGGGAATAAAAATACAACAACACTTTCAGCAAAGCAAATGTTGTTTTCCAATGCGATCATCATGGACAACGATAGACCAACCTACTCCCAACCTTAAAATGCTGTCATGAACAACGCATGTTTTCAACTCTCTCAAATCTTTCAAATACGAAATTCCACCGAGTGCTTCTAGTTCTACCAAGTTAGACAATCAGCATTGCACCTAAACCCTGGCTTTCTCCGCTTTAATTTCTCGTTCTCTCGCCATCAAGTCCATATACATCGTTCCAGCATggagaagataaaaataaaactactcATGAAGGATGAAACATTTCTCCAACACCCTTTTGTTCTTGCTGTTGTTCTGGTTTTAGGCCTTGTTATGATGGACCCTTTTCATCTGGGTCCAGTGTCTGAGCATGAATTCAGACCCGTGAAGCATAGCATTGCACCATACCACCAAGTCATGAAAAATTGGCCTAGGGACAACATGAGCAGATTAGCACTTCATGGGAAATcagaattcaagaatcaagtcttTGGACCAGAGTCACTCGAGTTCGATCACATGGGTCGTGGCCCCTACACTGGTTTAGCCGATGGACGCGTTGTTCGATGGATGGGGGAGCAACTTGGTTGGGAAACATTTGCAGTTGTCACATCTAATTGGTAACTATCACCAAAACcttcatttcttcttctctttgacCCAAAATTCAGTCTATAAATTGAACAATCCCCAATACTGAATCAACTCACATAAGTTTGTTTTAGCTAAACCAATAGTTTCAAGTCCAAAGTTTGTTTTGTTGTTCTGTTCATACTTCACTCAAACAATATTATCTTCAGTAAATGACATAAATGGTATcgtacaattttattttttttaacaatctaCCAAATTAATTCACATGTTATATAGCTAAACATATTCTTAAAACGTTATTATTCTATATATCTATTGATTCATATTTGATGTTGATGACATTAGTACTATTGTGTCTTAATTTAAAGGACGGAGAAGCTTTGCTTTAGGGGCAATGATTCGACCACTGCGAAGCAATGGAAGCATGAGAAAACATGTGGGCGTCCCCTAGGCCTAAGATTTGACAAAGTGAATGGAGATCTATACATAGCAGACGCATACTATGGACTTCTTGTGGTTGGACCTAATGGGGGACTCGCTACATCATTGGCAACCCATGTTGAAGGAAAGCCCATTCTCTTCGCAAATGATCTTGACATTCATAAGAACGGATCCATCTTCTTCACAGACACCAGCAAAAGATACAACAGAGTGTAAGCATTTGTTATATATACCATTCactcattattttaatatattcatgCACTCCTTATTGTTTTCAATGGATTATTGTTTACTTGTTTACAGTGCACACTTCTTTATATTATTGGAAGGAGAAGCTACTGGCAGGCTCCTCCGATATGATCCTCCAACTAAAACAACTCATGTTGTATTGGATGGCCTTGCTTTTCCTAATGGAGTGCAATTTTCTAAAGACCACTCCTTCCTTCTCTACACTGAAACCACCAATTGCAGGTGATTATATCTTTCCTAACACAAATCCCAgctaaaaattaatgataaattcgAAAATGGATTAGAGgaaaaaattggttttaagaaTGCACGAATTTCCTTTGTATGCACTTTCCAATCAAAATTTTACATTACCAGTCAAGTAGAAATCATGGTTCATATTACATACCGTTATCATTCATAATAGTTTAGGTTATCAATATAATGTGACATAGTCCACGTAACCATGTCCTTTAAACATACTATCAAAATTTGAGTTTAAAGtccatatatatag of the Glycine max cultivar Williams 82 chromosome 13, Glycine_max_v4.0, whole genome shotgun sequence genome contains:
- the LOC100810076 gene encoding protein STRICTOSIDINE SYNTHASE-LIKE 13 encodes the protein MEKIKIKLLMKDETFLQHPFVLAVVLVLGLVMMDPFHLGPVSEHEFRPVKHSIAPYHQVMKNWPRDNMSRLALHGKSEFKNQVFGPESLEFDHMGRGPYTGLADGRVVRWMGEQLGWETFAVVTSNWTEKLCFRGNDSTTAKQWKHEKTCGRPLGLRFDKVNGDLYIADAYYGLLVVGPNGGLATSLATHVEGKPILFANDLDIHKNGSIFFTDTSKRYNRVAHFFILLEGEATGRLLRYDPPTKTTHVVLDGLAFPNGVQFSKDHSFLLYTETTNCRLMKLWTEGPKSGSVELLADLPGFPDNVRINEKGQFWVAIDCCRTPAQEVLSHNPWLRNIYFRLPIRMSLLARAMGMKMYTVISLLDDKGEVLEVLEDQKGEVMKLVSEVREEQGKLWIGTVAHNHIATLSYP